GATACACAGCGCGCGGCGATGAGCTTCTCCTACCTTCGCGACGACAAGGCGGGATTCGAAAAGGCGTTGTGGAACTGTAGCGAATATAAGCGCGACGACGTGCGCCAGTGCATGAAGCGGTAAGAGCAGCGTTCCGATCGTGACCGCTTTGAGGTGGAGAGGCGGACATTCCAGTCTCGAACCGGATATCCCGTCCCGCTTGCGGGAGGGGAGAAGAACAGCCGCTACAGGTCGAAAACCGGTCCCATTTCAGGGAATCGCGTAAGTCACATTCGCCTGCCCGACGGGCCGGTCGGCATCGTCGGTCCATATCCGCACATCCATCACCGCGAGCCGCTTGCCAAGGCGCAACATGAACGCGTCGGCAAACAGGGGTCCTGGGCGGCATGGCCGCAGGAACTGGTAATTGAGCGCGCTCGTCACCGCCATCGCGACCGGACCGATATGCGCGAGGACGAGCGCATAGGCCGCCATGTCGGCGAAACCCATCTGCGTCGGCCCAGAGATGAGTCCTCCGGGGCGCAGCGCCTTGTCGGTCGGGTCCATCCGCGCCTGCACATGGCCGGGCGCGGCGGAAACGACATGGCCGCGCGAGCCCGGCTCGGCGTGGGGGAAGGCATCACCGAGAAAAGCGTTGAGCGCGTCCGCGTCCATGCGGATCGCGCCCGATGATATCGGCGCCGAAACCGGTGCGGCCTTCCCCGCCATGCCGTTTAGCGAGACAGCTTCTTGTAGGTTGTCGCGTGCGGGCGCGTCGCGCCTTCGCCCAGACGGCGGATCTTGTCCTCCTCATAGGATTCGAAATTGCCTTCGAACCATTCGACATGGCTGTCGCCTTCGAACGCGAGGATGTGCGTCGCGAGGCGATCAAGGAAGAAGCGGTCGTGGCTGATGACAACCGCGCAACCCGCGAAATTTTCGAGCGCTTCTTCGAGCGCCGCGAGCGTTTCGGTATCGAGGTCGTTGGTCGGTTCGTCGAGCAGCAGCACGTTGCCGCCCTGCTTCAGCATCTTGGCCATATGGACGCGGTTGCGTTCACCGCCCGATAGCTGCCCGACCTTCTTCTGCTGGTCGGTGCCCTTGAAGTTGAAGGCGCCGACATAGGCGCGCGTCTGCATCTCGTGCTTGCCGATATTCATCATGTCGTGCCCGCCCGAAATTTCTTCCCAGACATTCTTGTTCGGGTCGAGCGCGTCGCGGCTCTGATCGACATAGCCGAGGCGCACCGTGTCGCCGATCGAAACGCTGCCATTGTCGGGCTGTTCCTGCCCGGTGATCAGCTTGAACAGCGTCGATTTACCTGCACCGTTGGGGCCGATGACGCCAACAATGCCGCCCGGCGGCAGCGTGAAGGACAGGTCTTCGAACAATAGCTTGTCGCCATAGGCCTTCGAGATATTGCTGACCTCGATCACCTTGCCGCCGAGGCGTTCGGGAACCTGAATGACGATCTGCGCCTTGCCGGGCGCACGGTTTTCCTGCGCCTCGACGAGCTGGTCGAACGATTTGATACGCGCCTTCGACTTGGCCTGGCGTGCCTTGGGCGACTGCCGGATCCACTCGAGTTCGTCCTTGATCGCCTTCTGACGGCCCTGATCCTCGCGCGCTTCCTGTTCGAGGCGCTTGCCCTTCTTTTCGAGGTAGGTCGAATAATTGCCTTCGTAGACGAAATAGCGGCCGCGATCGAGTTCGAGGATCCAGTTCACGACATTGTCGAGAAAATAGCGGTCGTGGGTGACGAGGATCACGTTGCCCGGATAATCGACCAGATGCTTTTCGAGCCAGGCGACGCTTTCGGCGTCCAGATGGTTGGTCGGTTCGTCGAGCAGCAGGATCGAAGGTTTTTCGAGCAGCAGGCGGGTGAGCGCGATGCGGCGCTTTTCACCGCCCGACAGATTTTCGACGCTCCAGTCGCCCGGCGGGCAGCGCAGCGCCTCCATTGCGATTTCGAGCTGGTTGTCGAGCGTCCAGCCGTCGACCGCGTCGATCTTTTCCTGGAGCGTGCCCATTTCTTCCATGAGCGCGTCGAAATCGGCGTCGGCGGGCGGGTCGGCCATCAGCGCGCTGATCTCGTTGAAACGATCCATCATGTCGGCAACCGGGCGCACGCCGTCCATGACATTTTCCTTGACCGTCTTGGTCGGGTCGAGCTGCGGCTCCTGCGCCAGATAGCCGACGGTGACCCCTTCGCCGGGCCAGGCTTCGCCGGTGAAATCCTTGTCTATGCCGCCCATGATCTTCATCAGCGTCGACTTGCCGGTGCCGTTCGGGCCGACGATGCCGATCTTGGCGTCGGGATAGAATTGCAGGCTGAGGTTGTTCAGCGTCGGCTTCTGCGCGCCGGGATAAGTCTTGGTCAGACCCTTCATCACGAAACTATATTGGGCGGCCATGGGATCAAGCTCCGGTAGAGGCTGGGCCGCGGTCGTGCGGCCGGGAGAGTTGGGGGCCGGTTAGCGAATGGGGGCGCGGTTGGCAATCGGCGCTTGCGGCGCGCTGAATTGCCCCGCTAGGACAAAGGCATGACGAACCCGATCCCCGCCCGCCTCCTCGCGCTCGCCGGTACGAGCCTTGCCCTCCTCTCAACGCCGCTGTCGGCGTCGATTCCGCCGCCACCGGGCGCCGCCGAGCTGGCGCAGCGCGGCGACGATATCGCCTGGTCGATCACCGAGGACCTCACGACCGAGATCGGTCCGCGCATGGCCGGCACCGAAGCCGAGGCCGCCGCACGCCGCTGGGCGGTCGCGCGGCTGCAATCGATGGGTTTCTCCAATGTCCGCGACGAGCCTTTCGATATGCCGGTATGGGTGCGCGGCGAGGAGGATGCGTGGCTTACGAGCCCCTTCCTGCCGCAAAAGGTCGCGATCACCGCGCTCGGTACCAGCGCCTCGACCGGGGCCAAGGGCATTGAGGGCGACATCGCCTATTTCGAGAGTTTCGACGCGCTTGTCGCGGCGCCCGAGCGTCGGGTGAAGGGCAAGATCGTCTTCATCGATCACCAGATGGCGCCTGCGCAGGACGGCAGCGGCTACGGCTATTATGGCCGCGGCCGCTTCACCGGCGCCAATGTCGCGGCGAAGAAGGGCGCGATCGCGACCGTCATCCGCGCGATCGGCACCGACGATCATCGGGTTCCGCACACCGGCGGCACCAATTTCGAGCCCGGCGTGAAGCCTATTCCCGCCGGCGCGATCTCGAACCCCGATGCTGACCAGCTCGTTCGCCAATGGAAGCGCGCGCAGCAGATGCGCAAGAGCGAGACCGAGATGGGCTATGTTCCCGAACCGCTGCGCATGAAGCTCGTCCTCACCCCGCAGAACCTCGGGACAAAACAGTCAGGCAATGTCATCGCCGAAGTTCCGGGCCGCGACCCCGCCGCGAGCCCGGTGGTCGTCGCCTGCCACCTTGACAGCTGGGATCTCGGCACCGGCGCGATCGATGACGCGGCGGGTTGCGCGATCGTCGCGGCCGCCGCCAAGCATGTAATGACCGCCGGCCAGCCGCGCCGCACGATCCGCATCCTGTGGGCGGGCGCCGAGGAAGTCGGCGTGTTCGGCGGCAAAGCTTATTTCGAGAAGCACGGGACCGAAAAGCACGCGGTCGCGCTCGAATCCGATTTCGGTGCCGATCGCGTGTGGCGCATCGACTTCAAGCTGCCCGACAGCGCGACGGCGCTCGCCGACCGGCTGGCGGCCGCGGTGATGCCGTTCGGCGTCGTTCGCGGCAAGCAGGCAGCGAATGGCGGCGCCGACATCGGCGCGCTCGTCCAGGCCGGCGTCCCGGCGATCGACCTGGCCCAGGATGGCACGCGTTATTTCGACCTGCACCACACGCCCGACGATACGCTCGACAAGATCGACCCTGTTCAGTTGCGGCAAAATGTGGTGGTCTGGAGCGCGGTTCTGGCGATTCTCGCGAACAGCGCGGATAGCGAACTTCCGTGACGGTTACGGATAAATGACAGATTCCCGCCCGCACCGGCCATCTCAATTATTTTTGTTGACGATTCACGCGGAACAGCTAAATCCCGCCGCTCGCGGTACGGGAAGTTTTCCCGGACGCGGAAAGGCATTTTAGGGAGCCCACACATCATGAAGAAATTTGCTGCTATCGCCGTTGCTGCCAGCATGTTCGCCCTCGCCGCTTGCGGTGAAAAGGCTGCTGAAGAAGCCACCACCGAAGCTCCGGCTGCTGAAGCTGTTGCTGAAGAAGGCGCTGACGCCGCTGCTGCCGGCGCCGAAGCCGCTGCCGCTGGTGCCGACGCTGCTGCCGCTGGTGCCGAAGCCGCTGCTCCGGCCGACGCCGCTGCCGCTCCGGCCGACGCTGCTGCTGCTCCGGCTGACGCCGCTGCCGCTCCGGCCGAAGAAACGAAGTAAGTCGCAGCCCTTCGGGGCGTTGACCGAAACGAAAAAGGGACGGTCTTCCTTCGGGAAGGCCGTCTTTTTTTGTGCCCGCGCGCACCTTGCCGTCCCGCCGGCCGCCTTGTCGGCGTCGCGAAGATATGAGAAACCCGCCCGAACGGGAGGATAGCGCGCGATGGCAAAAGGGGCCGTGACCATGCCGGGCAAGCGGCTCGTCCTCCTGCTCGACGGCACCTGGAACAGCTCCGAGGACAATACGAGCGTCTGGCGGCTGAGCCAGCTCGTCGCACCGCGGGACGCGGCGGGCGTTGCGCAGCTTTGCTATTACACCGCCGGGGTCGGCACCCCGCGCGGCGAGCGCATCCGGGGCGGTGCGCTTGGCTATGGCCTCGATCGCGACGTCATCGGCGCCTATCGCTGGCTGATGGGCCACTATGATCAGGGCGACCAGATCTTCCTCTTTGGCTTCAGCCGCGGTGCCTTCACCGCACGCAGCGTTGCGGGAATGATCGCACGTTGCGGGCTGCTCCGCCCCGGTTCGCCGCTTTCGGTCGAGGAACTTTACGAACGCTACCGGCTCGACGACAAGGCGCCCTCCTTCGTCGAACTGCACCAGACGAAAAACCTGCCGCCCGCGGAAAAGCGGCTGCTGCGCCACTCGCGGCGGGTGCCTATCAAGATGATCGGCGTCTGGGACACCGTCGGCGCACTCGGCATTCCGTTCGGCAATACTCCGGGGATCAGCCGTCGGCGCTTCGGCTTTCACAATACCCGGCTATCGGCAATTTTCGAGCATGCCTATCATGCCCTCGCGCTCGACGAGCATCGCGCGGCCTTCGCGCCGACGCTCTGGACCCGCTTCACGCCCGCCACACCCGACCCGCCGGGCAAGCGCCGCGTCCGGCCGACGATCGTCGAGCAACGCTGGTTCGCGGGCGCCCACGCCAATGTCGGCGGCGGCATCGCCGGCGACGACCTGCCGCAGCTTCCGCTCGCGTGGCTGATGAAAAAGGCCGGCGCCCTGGGCCTCGCCTGGCGCGGCGAGGTCGTTCCCACGGGCTATGAGATCGCCGCGCCGATCAACGACAGTTTCAAAAGCTTCCTGTGGGGTTTCTATCCCGCCCTCAAATTCTGGCGCCGCTTTCACCGCCGAATTGCCGCCCCCGCCGTCGAGGACGACAAAGGGTCGTGGCTGAGCGTCAACGAAACAATCGACGCCAGCGTCTTCGACCGCTGGCGCAAATTGACGGGCTACGCTCTTCCCGGCCCCAAGCCTCGCCGCAAGGTTGCGGATTATCGTCCCAAGGACCTCCAGCGCTGGGCGGCCGAGCTCGGCGTTGAACCGGGCAAGTTGCTTGGAACGGTCGATGCGCGAACGGGCGCAGTGATCGAGCCGCCGACGCCGCCCAAACGCCGCGCGCCGCGAAGCTCTCAGCTCGCGAAAAACAAGGGCACGCGATGAGCATCGACAGCATCGATTATCGGTATCACGCGGTGGGTCAGGGTCTCTTCGCATCCGGCGCGCTGGTAGAACGGGGGCCGATGCGCGCGCGCTTCCGCTGGGTTTATGATTGCCGCACCGTGTCGGGGAACCAGCTCGTCATCGACGGTATCAACGATATGGCCTCGCTCAATGATAGCAGGCAGCGTCTCGATCTCGTCACCATCTCGCATTTCGACAAGGATCATATCAGCGGCCTTGCCGAGCTGCTGGGGCATTTCCCGGTAGATACGCTTATGCTTCCCTATGCGACGCTGGCCGCCCGGCTGGCGCTCGCTTTCGCGCAGGGCGTCACCTCGTCCGATCCCGTCTTCCGGCTGTTCGCCGATCCGGTCGGCTATATCCGGGCACTGGATGGAGGGCGGCGGATCGGCCGTATCCTCTTCGTCCCGCCCTCCGACGGCGAGGCAGTGCCGCCGCCGCCCGACGCACCGGAGGAGATGCCGGGGATCGACGGCGAGGAAGGCGATTTCGAATTGCGGCTCGATACCGAGGCGCTCGGCGATACAGAAGCGTCAGAATTGATGATCGATGGCGATGCTGACCAAAGTCCGCGGGCGGAGTTGCTGCGGCGCGGCGGGCGATTGCGGGTCGAGGGGCTATGGGAGTTCGTGCCCTATAACAACGCCGACCTGCTGCCACCCGATCTTGAGGATTTCGCCCGGGCCGTGGGCATCCTCCGAGAGGAACTTTTGGCGGCGGCGGCGGCCTGGCGGGCGGGCCAGGGCACGCCCGGCAGTGTCCACACCGCGGTCGCGACGTTGAAACTCTGTTACGATGCCCGATTTGGCTCCGACGCCGTAGCGCGAAATTTGATCTCGCTGTTCCTCTATGCGGGCCCGCTTCCCGGATTGCGTCTTCACGACCGGAACAGCCTTGTCGCTTATCAGCCGGGAAATCATCGTCACTGGGACCACCCTCGACGCGTCGCGCAGCTATTCTCGGGCGACGGCTACCTCGACAGTCGCGAGCGACTCGATGCGCTTGTGCGGCATTTTTCGGAAGTACGGATCGACCGGGTCGGCATCTTCCAGGTCATGCATCACGGGGCCGGCCGTAACTGGCACAAGGGCGTCGCCGGACGGCTGGCCCCGTTGATCAGCGTCTTTTCGTCCGACCCGGAACGTGGGAACACATATCATCCAAAGGCAGACGTACTGCGCGACTTCTGGTCTTACGGACCGACACAGGTGGACCTGCGCTCGAGCCTGCACGTCGAAGTCGGCTAAACGGCTGGCAGGCGTGGATCACGCCAGCAGCGGCGCTGCTACCCGAAGGATAATGGTCGGGGAGACAGGATTCGAACCTGCGACATCTTGCTCCCAAAGCAAGCGCGCTACCGGGCTGCGCCACTCCCCGACGCTGGGGCGCCTTAGACAGATGGCGCGCCCAAGTCTATCCCGCAGACGTCGCAATCAACCGCGCATAGAAATCGATCATGCGCTTGAAGCTGTCGATCGTCATATGTTCGTTGGTGCCGTGGATCATCGCCGTTTCCTTCAGCGTGAAGTGCATCGGCATGAAGCGGTACACATCCTCCGAGATCGGCTCCATGCTGCGGCTGTCGGTCGCGGCGACGACCAGATAAGGCGCGACGACGGCATCGGGCGCATCGGCGCGCGCTGCCGCGACGATATACTTCCAGCCCTGCGAACTGCTCGACGACACGCGCGACGGCTCGTTCGGCGGCTTGACCCAGCTCAGCTCGACCGGCGCGTCGCCCACGGCGGCTTTCGCGCGCGCCATGACGTCGGCCGAGCTGTTCCACGGCGCGATTCGATAGTTGATCAGCGCCGTCGCCGACTGCGGCAGCACATTCTCCTTGGGACTGCCCTCCAGCATCGTCGGCGCGATCGTGGTGTGAAAGGCGGCAGCCGATGACGGCGACGAGGCAAGCTGGTTCTTGACGAGGTAGCCGAGCAGCCATTTGTTGGCGACGGCCATCTTTGTCGTCCCGCCCTTGTGCGCGGCGAGCGCCTCGACCATCGCCGCTCCGGGGCCGCGCATTTCGATCGGGAACGGCTTTTCGGTAATATCGAGCACCGCGCGCGCGAGCGTCGTGACGCCGGTTTCGGCGGGCGGCATCGAACTGTGACCGCCCGGCGCGTTGGCGGTGACTTTCAGTGTCGCATAGCCCTTTTCGGCCACGCCGATCAGGATGGCGGGGCCGTTGATAAGCGGCGTATCGCGCAGTACGACGCTGCCTTCGTCGAGCGTATAGAGCGCGCGAACGCCTTCGGCCTTCAGCCTGGCAGCAGCCGCAGCGGCGCCCGATCCGCCCGCTTCTTCGTCATGGCCCGAAACGAGATAGATGCCGCGCTTCGGCTGGAAACCCTGCACTGCGAGCGCCTCGATCGCTTCGAACAGGCCGACGAGCGATCCCTTGTCGTCGACGGTGCCCCGCCCCCAGATCGCATTTTCGGCGATCGTCCCGGCAAAGGGGGGGTATTTCCAGTCCCTTTCGGTTCCCCCGGTCACCGGCACCACGTCCTGATGCGCCATGACGATGATCGGCGCCAGCGACGCGTCGCCGCCCGGCCAGTGATATATGAGGGTGCGGTTCGGCAGGATCGTGCGCGTCATCGCCTCGTGCGTCGCGGGATAGGTCGACCCAAGCCACGCGTGCAGCTTGTCCCATTCGCCGATGTCGTTATCGGCCGCGTCCTGATGCGAGATCGTCCGGATCTGCGCCGCGGCGCTCAGATGCGCGACCGCTGCGTCGAGATCATAGGCAGGCGCCGCCACAAGCCGCACATCGCTGCCGTCGGCAATATCCTTCGGTACAAAGGTCGCAGTGCGCACCGCAACCGTTCCCGCTCCAATTGCAATGATCACAAGCCCCCCGGCCAGGATCGTCCGCCGCTTCGCCATGTCCCTCTCCTTCGACTGGCGCAATGGACCGCCATCGGTTTAGATTTGCAAGGAAAATGGTGGAAGGAGTGGTGGGCCCGGCAGGACTCGAACCCGCAACCTAGCCGTTATGAGCGGCCAGCTCTAACCATTGAGCTACAGGCCCCCCTCGCGAAACCCGGAAAGGGATTTGCGGGCGATAGCGGACGCCGCGCCGCGTTGGCAAGCGGCAACCTCAGCGCGCCGCCTTGCGTTCGGCCATCGCCAATATTTCGGCGACGGTGGTCGGCTCGACCCCGCGCCGCGCGAGATGTTCAAGCACCACATCCCACCAACGATAGAAAAGATCGAGGTCGGCCTGACTGCGGACATAGGGCGTGTTGCCCGGCTGCAGCGACGGCGAATGAAAGGAGAAGTTCAGCACCGGCAGACGAAGGTCGACGGCGATGTCGATCGCCCTGCACGCGCGCTCGACAGGAATGCCCTCGGGGGTCAGCGCGATCCGCTCGACGAGCCCGAGACGCGCGAGCGCGGCGCCGGCGTGCGTGCCATCGCGCGCGACCCGGTGATAGACGCTGCGCCCCGCGCGGCCGAGCGCCCCGCCGAACACGGTCGTCACCGGAATCTCGAGCACGGCGCTCTGCCCCGCCCCGACCCACCAGGGATGAAGCGGCGCGTCGCGATAGTCGGGGCCATGGCCCGCGCGATAATCGAAACCGCTACGAACCGACGTGTCGCAGCGGAATCCCAATTCGGCAAGCATCGCCGCCGTATCCGGGCCAAGGCCGTAGCGCCCCGCCCGATAGGCGATCGGCTGGACGCCGAACCGGTCGCGGATCGCATCGCGCAGCGCGGTCATCTTCGCGCGTTGCAGACCCGCGGGCAGATTGCCGGTATAGCTGTTCCGCTCGCCGACCTCTTCGTCGTGCGGCGGCGTCACCCACGGGTGAAGCTGCGCCCCGATCTCGCAACGCCCTGCCTGCCGCGCGGCGCCGAGTATTTCGGCCGCACGGTCGTCGGCGACGATCGGCCAGTCGACGAGATAGATGGGCTTTACCCCCGCACGATCGAAATAGCCCTGGCATTCGGCGAGCGCGGGGACCGACGCGAGGCGATAGCCGGTGCGCGCGAAGGGCGCGTCCCAGTCGAAATCCTCCTCGGTGTCGACCGTCACCCAGAAACGCGGCGCCTCGCCCGAATCCAGTGTGATCAAATCCGATGCGGCCGGATATGCAAAGAAACTGCCCGCAGGCTGCACCACGCCCCCCTTAGCCCGGCCCGCCGGCCTATTCGCCTTGCTGCGCCTCCAGCTCGACCTCGCCTTTCGAGTTGGCGGAGGGCAGGTGCAAGGTCAAGGCGTTATGCCCGATATCGAGCCGTCCGCCGATCGCGCGGGCCAGGCTGTCGACCAGGCGGAGCGAGAAGCCAAGGCTGAGCACGGCAGCGCCAGGCGCCTCGCCCTCGGGACTGAAACCCGGATCGAGCAGGTCCGACGCCGTCGCGAAGCGGATCGCCGCCGGGCGGACCATCCGAAGCTGGAGCATGTCGTCGTGCCGCGTTTCGGTGACCAGTTGCCCGACCAAAATCGCCCCCGGTTCGGACACATCGACGAGCGCGGTGAGCAATCGCCCGACCATACGTTGCACATTGGCGTCACCGGCGAGCCCGAGAAAGGGGCCGCCGACGCGCGAGATGCTGAGTTCGACGCGCTGGTCGGCGAGCAACCCGGCCAGATCGCGTTCG
This genomic interval from Sphingopyxis chilensis contains the following:
- a CDS encoding PaaI family thioesterase, giving the protein MDADALNAFLGDAFPHAEPGSRGHVVSAAPGHVQARMDPTDKALRPGGLISGPTQMGFADMAAYALVLAHIGPVAMAVTSALNYQFLRPCRPGPLFADAFMLRLGKRLAVMDVRIWTDDADRPVGQANVTYAIP
- the ettA gene encoding energy-dependent translational throttle protein EttA; this translates as MAAQYSFVMKGLTKTYPGAQKPTLNNLSLQFYPDAKIGIVGPNGTGKSTLMKIMGGIDKDFTGEAWPGEGVTVGYLAQEPQLDPTKTVKENVMDGVRPVADMMDRFNEISALMADPPADADFDALMEEMGTLQEKIDAVDGWTLDNQLEIAMEALRCPPGDWSVENLSGGEKRRIALTRLLLEKPSILLLDEPTNHLDAESVAWLEKHLVDYPGNVILVTHDRYFLDNVVNWILELDRGRYFVYEGNYSTYLEKKGKRLEQEAREDQGRQKAIKDELEWIRQSPKARQAKSKARIKSFDQLVEAQENRAPGKAQIVIQVPERLGGKVIEVSNISKAYGDKLLFEDLSFTLPPGGIVGVIGPNGAGKSTLFKLITGQEQPDNGSVSIGDTVRLGYVDQSRDALDPNKNVWEEISGGHDMMNIGKHEMQTRAYVGAFNFKGTDQQKKVGQLSGGERNRVHMAKMLKQGGNVLLLDEPTNDLDTETLAALEEALENFAGCAVVISHDRFFLDRLATHILAFEGDSHVEWFEGNFESYEEDKIRRLGEGATRPHATTYKKLSR
- a CDS encoding M20/M25/M40 family metallo-hydrolase, translated to MTNPIPARLLALAGTSLALLSTPLSASIPPPPGAAELAQRGDDIAWSITEDLTTEIGPRMAGTEAEAAARRWAVARLQSMGFSNVRDEPFDMPVWVRGEEDAWLTSPFLPQKVAITALGTSASTGAKGIEGDIAYFESFDALVAAPERRVKGKIVFIDHQMAPAQDGSGYGYYGRGRFTGANVAAKKGAIATVIRAIGTDDHRVPHTGGTNFEPGVKPIPAGAISNPDADQLVRQWKRAQQMRKSETEMGYVPEPLRMKLVLTPQNLGTKQSGNVIAEVPGRDPAASPVVVACHLDSWDLGTGAIDDAAGCAIVAAAAKHVMTAGQPRRTIRILWAGAEEVGVFGGKAYFEKHGTEKHAVALESDFGADRVWRIDFKLPDSATALADRLAAAVMPFGVVRGKQAANGGADIGALVQAGVPAIDLAQDGTRYFDLHHTPDDTLDKIDPVQLRQNVVVWSAVLAILANSADSELP
- a CDS encoding DUF2235 domain-containing protein, translated to MAKGAVTMPGKRLVLLLDGTWNSSEDNTSVWRLSQLVAPRDAAGVAQLCYYTAGVGTPRGERIRGGALGYGLDRDVIGAYRWLMGHYDQGDQIFLFGFSRGAFTARSVAGMIARCGLLRPGSPLSVEELYERYRLDDKAPSFVELHQTKNLPPAEKRLLRHSRRVPIKMIGVWDTVGALGIPFGNTPGISRRRFGFHNTRLSAIFEHAYHALALDEHRAAFAPTLWTRFTPATPDPPGKRRVRPTIVEQRWFAGAHANVGGGIAGDDLPQLPLAWLMKKAGALGLAWRGEVVPTGYEIAAPINDSFKSFLWGFYPALKFWRRFHRRIAAPAVEDDKGSWLSVNETIDASVFDRWRKLTGYALPGPKPRRKVADYRPKDLQRWAAELGVEPGKLLGTVDARTGAVIEPPTPPKRRAPRSSQLAKNKGTR
- a CDS encoding ComEC/Rec2 family competence protein → MSIDSIDYRYHAVGQGLFASGALVERGPMRARFRWVYDCRTVSGNQLVIDGINDMASLNDSRQRLDLVTISHFDKDHISGLAELLGHFPVDTLMLPYATLAARLALAFAQGVTSSDPVFRLFADPVGYIRALDGGRRIGRILFVPPSDGEAVPPPPDAPEEMPGIDGEEGDFELRLDTEALGDTEASELMIDGDADQSPRAELLRRGGRLRVEGLWEFVPYNNADLLPPDLEDFARAVGILREELLAAAAAWRAGQGTPGSVHTAVATLKLCYDARFGSDAVARNLISLFLYAGPLPGLRLHDRNSLVAYQPGNHRHWDHPRRVAQLFSGDGYLDSRERLDALVRHFSEVRIDRVGIFQVMHHGAGRNWHKGVAGRLAPLISVFSSDPERGNTYHPKADVLRDFWSYGPTQVDLRSSLHVEVG
- a CDS encoding M20 family peptidase codes for the protein MAKRRTILAGGLVIIAIGAGTVAVRTATFVPKDIADGSDVRLVAAPAYDLDAAVAHLSAAAQIRTISHQDAADNDIGEWDKLHAWLGSTYPATHEAMTRTILPNRTLIYHWPGGDASLAPIIVMAHQDVVPVTGGTERDWKYPPFAGTIAENAIWGRGTVDDKGSLVGLFEAIEALAVQGFQPKRGIYLVSGHDEEAGGSGAAAAAARLKAEGVRALYTLDEGSVVLRDTPLINGPAILIGVAEKGYATLKVTANAPGGHSSMPPAETGVTTLARAVLDITEKPFPIEMRGPGAAMVEALAAHKGGTTKMAVANKWLLGYLVKNQLASSPSSAAAFHTTIAPTMLEGSPKENVLPQSATALINYRIAPWNSSADVMARAKAAVGDAPVELSWVKPPNEPSRVSSSSSQGWKYIVAAARADAPDAVVAPYLVVAATDSRSMEPISEDVYRFMPMHFTLKETAMIHGTNEHMTIDSFKRMIDFYARLIATSAG
- a CDS encoding polysaccharide deacetylase family protein, with product MITLDSGEAPRFWVTVDTEEDFDWDAPFARTGYRLASVPALAECQGYFDRAGVKPIYLVDWPIVADDRAAEILGAARQAGRCEIGAQLHPWVTPPHDEEVGERNSYTGNLPAGLQRAKMTALRDAIRDRFGVQPIAYRAGRYGLGPDTAAMLAELGFRCDTSVRSGFDYRAGHGPDYRDAPLHPWWVGAGQSAVLEIPVTTVFGGALGRAGRSVYHRVARDGTHAGAALARLGLVERIALTPEGIPVERACRAIDIAVDLRLPVLNFSFHSPSLQPGNTPYVRSQADLDLFYRWWDVVLEHLARRGVEPTTVAEILAMAERKAAR